In one window of Helianthus annuus cultivar XRQ/B chromosome 17, HanXRQr2.0-SUNRISE, whole genome shotgun sequence DNA:
- the LOC110922990 gene encoding uncharacterized protein LOC110922990: MVKIDDRLQTHSSALPLLSKPDRMETFMKHITRNPNISRWRYIFSFGRKNNECVPLKTTVMEANNKSYFLDRIESLEDRLIQLSLEIETRRASRTSATAGARELPVSSYPVFNNPKSKCKHASSSDILPVSTGGDSQNEDETLEQKQKRKNGEHQKKKNRKKKAHNWPHLKILGC, translated from the exons ATGGTTAAGATCGATGATCGGTTACAAACGCACTCTAGCGCGCTGCCTCTTCTCTCAAAACCGGATCGCATGGAGACTTTT ATGAAGCATATCACTAGGAACCCGAATATATCAAGATGGCGGTATATTTTCTCGTTTGGAAGGAAAAACAACGAGTGTGTACCGTTGAAGACAACCGTTATGGAAGCCAACAACAAAAGTTATTTTCTAGACCGGATCGAGTCCCTTGAAGACCGTCTTATTCAG CTTTCTTTAGAGATTGAAACGCGAAGAGCATCGCGCACTTCAGCCACTGCTGGGGCGCGAGAGTTACCCGTTTCTTCTTACCCGGTTTTTAACAACCCGAAGTCCAAATGCAAGCATGCGTCTTCTTCGGATATCCTCCCGGTTAGTACTGGTGGTGATTCACAG AATGAAGATGAAACATTGGAACAGAAGCAAAAGAGGAAGAATGGAGAGcatcagaagaagaagaacaggAAGAAAAAAGCTCATAATTGGCCACATCTAAAGATATTAGGTTGCTAG
- the LOC118489073 gene encoding uncharacterized protein LOC118489073, with protein MEIPVITRVRTTTTSSYASCCSRTVDVGLTIRLNRWRCAGRKRVVGVRASAEVSGGDGGESKSGGGGGYRSSGMEVITLDNQRFSDSELPVWDNNNNNIGVVVRLAYGIGIYGTMALAGNFICSAVGIDGTGGYSPSLEAIVAGIGYAVPPIMALLFILDDEVVKVSPHARAIRDVEDEELRSFFYGMSPWQFMLMVAASSVGEELFYRVAVQGAFSDVFLRSTELVTNARGMASLAGVLPPFVPFAQAFAAVITAALTGSLYYVAASPKDPTYIVAPVLRSRSSRDEMKKLFGAWYERRQMKKIYSPLLEGLVALYLGFEWNQTNNILAPIITHGIYSATVLGHGLWKIHDHRRRLQQRIRLLQLKEKEFLD; from the exons ATGGAGATTCCTGTGATTACTCGAGTTCGAACTACAACGACGTCGTCTTATGCTTCCTGCTGTAGCAGAACAGTTGATGTTGGGTTGACTATAAGACTGAATAGGTGGAGATGTGCTGGGAGAAAAAGAGTGGTGGGTGTGAGAGCTTCGGCGGAGGTGAGTGGTGGTGACGGCGGAGAGAGCAagagtggcggtggtggtggttacCGGAGCTCCGGCATGGAGGTTATTACGTTGGATAATCAAAGGTTTTCGGATTCGGAGTTGCCTGTTTgggacaataataataataatattggtGTTGTTGTTAGACTTGCTTATGGGATag GCAtatatggaacaatggcattagCAGGGAACTTCATATGCTCAGCCGTAGGAATCGATGGAACCGGAGGTTATTCCCCGTCGTTAGAGGCCATCGTAGCAGGAATAGGATACGCTGTTCCTCCCATCATGGCCCTCTTATTCATTCTAGAC GATGAAGTTGTAAAGGTGTCACCGCATGCTCGGGCAATTAGGGATGTAGAAGACGAAGAATTACGAAGCTTTTTCTATGGAATGTCTCCATGGCAGTTTATGCTTATGGTTGCTGCAAGCTCTGTTGGCGAGGAGCTTTTCTACCGAGTTGCCGTTCAG GGAGCGTTCTCAGATGTTTTTCTAAGGAGCACTGAGTTAGTAACAAATGCACGCGGAATGGCTTCACTG GCTGGTGTGCTGCCGCCGTTTGTACCGTTTGCCCAGGCGTTTGCAGCCGTGATCACAGCAGCTCTCACGGGTTCACTGTATTATGTTGCTGCATCTCCAAAAG ATCCTACTTACATTGTCGCACCGGTTTTGAGATCTCGTTCTAGTCGTGACGAAATGAAGAAGCTTTTCGGAGCCTGGTACGAGAGGCGGCAAATGAAAAAGATATATTCTCCATTACTTGAAGGACTTGTAGCTCTTTATCTTGGATTCGAATGGAACCAG ACAAATAACATTCTAGCGCCCATTATAACACATGGGATATACTCTGCAACGGTACTAGGACACGGGCTTTGGAAGATCCATGATCATCGACGACGACTCCAGCAGAGAATCCGGTTGCTACAACTTAAAGAAAAGGAGTTTCTGGATTAA
- the LOC110920716 gene encoding mitochondrial carnitine/acylcarnitine carrier-like protein: MGDVAKDLASGTVGGVAQLVVGHPFDTIKVKLQSQPTPLPGELPKYSGAIDAVKKTVAAEGAGGLYKGMGAPLATVAAFNALLFSVRGQMETLLRSSPGAPLTVNQQFVAGAGAGFAVSFLATPTELIKCRLQAQGASATAGVTTAAVTEAGAATTAAGAATAKAVKYGGPMDVAKQVLRSEGGVRGLYKGLFPTFAREVPGNATMFGVYEYLKQYMAGGTDTSGLGRGSLMLAGGLAGGAFWGAVYPTDVIKSVIQIDDYKNPKYSGSIDAFKKILKAEGVGGLYKGFGPAMGRSVPANAACFLAYEITRSSLG; encoded by the exons ATGGGTGATGTAGCAAAGGATTTAGCTTCTGGAACAGTTGGAGGGGTGGCCCAATTGGTAGTTGGGCACCCTTTTGACACCATCAAGGTCAAACTCCAAAGTCAACCTACTCCGTTACCGGGTGAGCTACCCAAATACTCGGGTGCGATAGACGCTGTTAAAAAGACAGTCGCCGCTGAAGGTGCGGGTGGCTTATATAAAGGTATGGGTGCCCCACTTGCCACCGTGGCAGCCTTCAATGCTCTCTTGTTCTCAGTCAGGGGTCAAATGGAGACCCTTTTGAGGTCCAGCCCTGGTGCACCCTTGACCGTGAACCAGCAGTTTGTCGCTGGAGCCGGTGCTGGATTCGCAGTCTCGTTCTTGGCCACCCCAACCGAGTTGATTAAATGCAG ACTTCAGGCGCAAGGCGCAAGTGCAACCGCCGGTGTAACAACGGCCGCAGTGACAGAAGCCGGTGCAGCCACCACAGCAGCCGGTGCAGCCACAGCGAAAGCAGTGAAGTACGGTGGTCCAATGGACGTGGCCAAGCAGGTCTTGAGGTCGGAAGGTGGAGTTAGAGGTCTTTACAAAGGTTTATTCCCCACGTTTGCTCGTGAAGTACCAGGAAACGCGACAATGTTTGGTGTATATGAATATCTAAAACAATACATGGCTGGTGGGACCGACACTTCAGGGTTAGGTCGTGGCTCGTTAATGCTGGCAGGTGGGTTAGCCGGCGGTGCGTTTTGGGGTGCGGTTTATCCAACAGACGTTATCAAGAGTGTGATCCAGATTGATGATTATAAGAACCCGAAGTATTCCGGGTCTATTGATGCATTCAAAAAGATTCTTAAAGCTGAAGGAGTTGGTGGTTTGTATAAAGGTTTCGGACCAGCAATGGGTCGAAGTGTCCCGGCTAATGCTGCTTGCTTTTTAGCGTATGAAATCACAAGGTCTAGCTTAGGCTAG